One window of the Vigna radiata var. radiata cultivar VC1973A chromosome 1, Vradiata_ver6, whole genome shotgun sequence genome contains the following:
- the LOC106765714 gene encoding tryptophan aminotransferase-related protein 4, which yields MHGMSHFVSETSKLNSETARILSFHKKKLRTERMARKTSAMNLSLIVTLMFVLCGSNMIGCRGESEYNWSREAAEEAEAVAAIECSGHGRAYLDGLVLKGHQQVCECNQCYTGSDCSKLLSNCSANAGSGDPYFLEPFWMRHAASSAILVSGWHRMGYSYSDGSYISQLLVEHIKKLHAIVGNAITEGKYIVFGSGSTQLLNAAVYAFSPDTSSQSPAKVVATPPYYPVYRTQTEYFNAKNFSYEGSTSSWINKTDSSSTFIEFVTSPNNPDGKLTKGVLEGDNVKQINDRAYYWPHYTAIPSPADDDLMIFTISKLTGHAGSRFGWAIIKDEAVYEKMLTYLDVNTMGVSREAQLRALKLFDVVLEGDDGKEIFKFAYSTIRHRWTKLKETISKSKRFSLQKLSSQYCTFFKRERELSPAYAWLKCEREEDRNCYEILEAAGISGREGSLYSADNHYVRLSLIRSKDDFDILINKLNTLVAKQ from the exons ATGCATGGCATGAGCCACTTTGTTTCAGAAACCTCGAAGTTGAACTCAGAAACTGCACGAATATTATCatttcataagaaaaaactACGTACAGAGAGAATGGCCAGAAAAACAAGTGCAATGAATTTATCATTGATTGTGACATTGATGTTTGTGCTGTGTGGCTCAAACATGATTGGTTGCAGAGGAGAATCGGAATACAACTGGAGCAGAGAAGCTGCAGAAGAAGCTGAGGCTGTGGCTGCCATAGAATGTTCAGGACATGGAAGAGCATACCTAGATGGTCTTGTTCTTAAAGGTCATCAACAAGTTTGTGAGTGCAATCAATGCTACACTGGATCTGATTGCTCCAAGCTTTTATCTAATTGCTCTGCCAATGCTGGAAG TGGAGATCCATACTTTTTGGAGCCATTTTGGATGAGACATGCTGCAAGCAGTGCGATATTAGTATCAGGGTGGCACAGAATGGGTTATTCTTACAGTGATGGATCATACATCTCACAACTATTGGTGGAACATATCAAAAAACTTCATGCCATAGTTGGAAACGCAATCACTGAAGGAAAATACATTGTTTTTGGAAGTGGCTCAACACAACTCCTAAATGCTGCTGTTTATGCCTTTTCTCCCGATACCTCTTCACAATCTCCCGCAAAAGTAGTAGCGACACCACCATATTACCCT GTGTATAGAACACAGACAGAATATTTCAATGCTAAGAATTTTAGTTATGAAGGAAGCACATCCTCGTGGATAAACAAGACAGATAGCAGCTCTACATTCATTGAGTTTGTTACTTCACCAAACAATCCTGATGGAAAGTTGACCAAGGGAGTTCTTGAAGGTGATAATGTCAAACAAATCAATGATCGTGCCTATTACTGGCCACATTACACTGCCATTCCTTCACCAGCTGATGATGATCTTATGATCTTCACAATTTCCAAGCTCACAGGCCATGCTGGGAGCAGATTCGG ATGGGCAATAATAAAAGATGAAGCAGTGTATGAAAAGATGTTGACGTATTTGGATGTGAACACCATGGGAGTTTCCCGTGAGGCTCAGCTGAGAGCTTTAAAGCTTTTCGACGTTGTTCTTGAAGGAGATGATGGAAAAGAGATATTCAAATTTGCTTATTCAACCATTAGACATCGTTGGACAAAGTTGAAAGAAACCATATCTAAATCAAAACGCTTTTCTCTGCAGAAACTGTCTTCCCAATACTGCACCTTCTTCAAAAGGGAAAGAGAGCTCTCACCAG CTTATGCTTGGTTGAAgtgtgagagagaagaagaCAGAAACTGCTATGAAATCCTTGAAGCAGCTGGCATCAGTGGTCGTGAAGGAAGCCTATATAGTGCTGATAATCATTACGTGCGTCTCAGTCTCATTAGAAGCAAAGATGACTTTGATATACTCATAAACAAGCTCAACACCCTTGTTGCTAAACAATAG